A genomic stretch from Telmatocola sphagniphila includes:
- a CDS encoding Kelch repeat-containing protein: MARHLLILSWLCLFSVAVLRAEENKASHFPPLPAAVSSFGAIACEGYVYIYGGHVGKSHSYDTTSVLNTLHRCALEGGKEWEVLPAGEHLQGTNLASYKGKIYLVGGMQPRNAVGAKADLHSVADCSCYDPAKKVWEKLAPLPAGRSSHEVVVAGDKLVVVGGWQMRGLKESTIWAKTALTLDLSKPNAKWESTPQPFERRAMTLAAIGDKVYAIAGLNGEGESERTVDILDCSTGKWSKGPDIPGDDKAGFSPAACTLNDRIILNTSAGPVFRLSAKGDAWEKVGEVKIKRIVHRLVPVGKETVLVLGGAGSEGNVTEVETVKIPQ, translated from the coding sequence ATGGCTCGGCATCTGTTAATTCTGAGTTGGCTTTGCCTGTTTAGCGTTGCGGTACTGCGAGCGGAAGAGAACAAAGCGTCTCACTTTCCGCCTCTGCCGGCAGCGGTTTCCAGCTTTGGAGCGATCGCTTGCGAGGGCTATGTTTACATCTACGGCGGGCATGTCGGCAAATCGCATTCGTACGATACGACGAGCGTATTGAATACGCTTCACCGCTGCGCTTTAGAAGGCGGGAAAGAATGGGAAGTCCTGCCCGCGGGCGAACACCTCCAGGGAACCAATCTGGCAAGCTACAAAGGCAAGATTTATCTGGTGGGCGGCATGCAGCCGCGCAACGCCGTTGGTGCTAAAGCGGATCTACATTCCGTGGCCGATTGTTCCTGCTATGACCCGGCCAAGAAGGTGTGGGAAAAACTAGCCCCGCTCCCGGCCGGTCGATCCTCGCACGAAGTAGTAGTAGCGGGCGATAAACTCGTCGTTGTGGGCGGCTGGCAAATGCGCGGGCTTAAGGAGAGTACAATCTGGGCGAAGACGGCTCTGACACTCGATCTTTCGAAGCCCAATGCCAAGTGGGAGAGTACCCCCCAGCCTTTCGAACGACGGGCCATGACTCTGGCCGCCATCGGCGACAAAGTTTACGCGATCGCCGGGCTGAATGGCGAAGGGGAGAGCGAGAGAACTGTGGATATTCTGGATTGCAGTACGGGAAAATGGTCGAAAGGGCCGGATATACCCGGGGACGACAAAGCGGGTTTTTCTCCTGCCGCTTGCACTTTGAACGACCGAATTATCCTGAATACTTCCGCAGGTCCGGTTTTTCGACTCTCGGCAAAAGGCGACGCCTGGGAAAAGGTCGGAGAAGTGAAAATCAAACGGATTGTGCATCGGCTGGTGCCGGTGGGAAAAGAGACAGTGCTGGTGCTCGGGGGAGCGGGCTCGGAGGGGAACGTAACTGAAGTCGAGACAGTCAAAATTCCTCAGTGA
- a CDS encoding PilZ domain-containing protein: protein MNQVQLPIKNHRLARRRSAKPGLRVKCLKGTMGIGKNLAVGILDISETGVRLVISADLEKNQDIELEFMMPQQSKAMKVIASVSWCVALLDGTYCIGAAFKHSLSYSDFSVIAQFSHN from the coding sequence ATGAACCAAGTTCAACTTCCCATCAAAAACCATCGTCTTGCGCGTCGGCGGAGCGCAAAACCTGGATTGCGCGTCAAATGTTTGAAGGGAACTATGGGAATTGGGAAGAATTTGGCTGTCGGGATTCTCGACATCTCCGAGACGGGAGTTCGATTGGTGATCTCGGCGGATCTCGAGAAAAATCAGGATATCGAATTAGAGTTCATGATGCCGCAGCAGTCGAAAGCGATGAAGGTCATCGCATCAGTTTCCTGGTGCGTGGCACTTCTGGACGGCACTTACTGCATCGGAGCTGCCTTCAAGCATTCCCTGAGCTATTCCGATTTTTCCGTGATCGCGCAGTTCTCCCATAACTGA
- a CDS encoding DUF1559 domain-containing protein — protein MSLVSRRQLRARSAFTLIELLVVIAIIAILIGLLLPAVQKVRAAAARMSCSNNLKQLGLALHMFHDTNEKFPFGSNDNGSDSSGNKIAYLPWGVMILPYIEQQNLYAKFNYNIPFNSPPNNTNSLDPTQNPAANKIKTFMCPASPSQGNVYQDTWDNNPNAYGPYSGPSSWTVSASDYIGISGVLGSFAGTYVPGVNFDHNGVLTDNFQVKMLDISDGTSNTWLVGEQAGAPNVYGAGNKIMATPPYNPAATSLYISGNGWADENNGDQWFGGSSYDGTNPIGGGPCVINCSNIAGIYSFHDVGANVLYADGHVQFVKASLDPRTAILLISFRDGQVLPDY, from the coding sequence ATGTCACTTGTTTCCAGGAGGCAACTCCGGGCTCGATCAGCTTTTACTCTGATCGAGTTGCTGGTAGTAATTGCCATTATTGCGATTTTGATCGGTTTATTACTGCCAGCGGTACAAAAAGTCCGGGCGGCCGCTGCTCGCATGTCCTGTTCCAACAACTTGAAGCAGTTGGGACTGGCCCTGCACATGTTCCATGATACCAATGAGAAATTCCCTTTTGGATCCAACGATAACGGATCGGATTCAAGCGGAAACAAGATCGCGTATCTTCCCTGGGGCGTGATGATTCTGCCGTATATCGAACAGCAGAATCTCTATGCCAAATTCAACTACAATATTCCTTTCAATTCACCCCCGAATAACACCAATTCCCTCGATCCGACGCAGAATCCCGCCGCCAACAAAATCAAAACCTTTATGTGTCCCGCTTCCCCCAGTCAGGGCAACGTGTATCAGGACACCTGGGACAATAACCCCAACGCTTACGGCCCCTATTCGGGACCTTCTTCCTGGACGGTTTCCGCCAGCGATTACATAGGAATTAGCGGCGTACTGGGATCCTTCGCCGGCACCTATGTTCCCGGCGTGAATTTCGATCACAACGGCGTGCTCACCGACAATTTCCAGGTGAAAATGCTCGATATTTCGGATGGGACTTCCAACACCTGGCTGGTGGGGGAGCAGGCCGGCGCGCCTAATGTCTATGGGGCGGGCAACAAAATTATGGCTACCCCGCCGTACAATCCGGCCGCGACTTCGCTTTACATTTCCGGCAACGGCTGGGCCGATGAAAATAACGGGGACCAGTGGTTCGGCGGTTCCAGCTACGACGGTACAAATCCCATCGGGGGCGGGCCCTGCGTGATTAATTGCTCCAATATCGCGGGAATTTATTCCTTCCACGATGTGGGGGCGAACGTGCTCTATGCCGATGGACACGTTCAGTTCGTGAAAGCCTCTCTCGACCCGAGAACCGCAATTCTGCTGATTTCATTTCGGGACGGCCAGGTCCTGCCCGATTATTGA
- a CDS encoding heparan-alpha-glucosaminide N-acetyltransferase domain-containing protein, protein MNGTTAHEGSGAQNGSNASRFPDSQKQRLNSLDQFRGFVVLGMVFVNFIGDFDWVQQRAPVLRHNNTYFSFADTIMPAFHFAVGFSLRLSFLRLLNQVGTSQTLLRFLRRILGLALIGVVLEFSANKSLSWGELTSKNTLDILMPLLKSGFWNTLTIIAVASLWVLPVAGARARWRICYLFFGMALHLAICHAFYFNFLVGRPNILSDSLGSTSIRGLDGGPLGFLAWGSLQLAGTLVCDLMVGLRQGTAFIAVLLAGLLCSAVGYLISCLAMLYPVTQPPTQKESGLVIATSPVILPAIDWKNIDYRQLRALPPFVQPAAEEQREYNYWLVSKRIVSLPFQFTALGYSLLVFAAFLLLSDGLKISLGLLRTFGQNPLASYLAHEIISRAVASIAPSDAPLYWVIGSFGVYFLLTYSFIRQLEKKKIFLRM, encoded by the coding sequence ATGAACGGGACAACAGCCCATGAGGGATCCGGGGCACAAAACGGCTCGAACGCGAGCCGTTTTCCCGATTCCCAGAAGCAACGGCTGAACTCCCTGGATCAATTCCGCGGATTTGTCGTCCTCGGAATGGTTTTCGTCAATTTTATCGGCGATTTCGACTGGGTTCAGCAACGAGCCCCCGTCCTGCGTCACAATAACACCTATTTCAGCTTCGCCGATACGATCATGCCGGCGTTTCACTTCGCCGTCGGATTTTCGCTGCGACTGAGCTTTCTCCGGCTGTTGAACCAGGTGGGAACTTCGCAAACTCTGCTGCGGTTTCTTCGAAGAATTCTCGGACTGGCGCTGATCGGAGTGGTGCTCGAGTTTTCGGCAAATAAATCGCTTTCGTGGGGGGAGTTGACCAGCAAAAACACACTCGACATTCTGATGCCACTGCTGAAAAGCGGGTTTTGGAATACCCTGACGATTATCGCCGTCGCATCACTTTGGGTACTCCCGGTGGCAGGAGCCCGAGCCCGCTGGCGAATCTGCTATCTTTTTTTCGGCATGGCTCTTCACCTGGCTATTTGCCACGCGTTTTATTTCAATTTCCTGGTTGGACGCCCCAATATCTTGAGTGATTCTCTCGGTTCGACTTCGATTCGCGGCTTGGATGGCGGTCCGTTGGGGTTCCTGGCGTGGGGTTCTTTGCAACTGGCCGGCACTCTGGTTTGCGACCTGATGGTCGGCCTTCGTCAGGGAACGGCGTTCATTGCCGTATTGCTCGCGGGCTTATTGTGCTCGGCGGTCGGTTATTTAATTTCTTGTCTTGCGATGCTCTATCCAGTCACTCAACCCCCCACTCAAAAGGAATCGGGTCTGGTCATTGCAACTTCCCCGGTAATTCTCCCCGCTATCGATTGGAAAAATATCGATTATAGACAACTGCGTGCTCTGCCCCCGTTCGTGCAGCCGGCGGCCGAGGAACAGCGCGAATACAATTATTGGCTAGTGAGCAAAAGAATCGTCAGTCTGCCCTTTCAATTCACCGCTCTCGGTTATAGTTTGCTGGTGTTCGCCGCCTTCCTCCTTTTGAGCGATGGGCTGAAGATTTCCCTGGGTCTTTTGCGAACTTTTGGTCAAAATCCGCTAGCCAGCTATCTCGCTCACGAGATTATTTCGAGAGCGGTAGCTTCCATCGCACCGAGCGATGCCCCTTTATATTGGGTGATCGGTAGTTTCGGCGTTTACTTTCTGCTGACCTATTCCTTCATCCGCCAATTGGAAAAGAAGAAGATTTTCCTTCGCATGTAG
- a CDS encoding DUF4279 domain-containing protein, producing MTNESTVVIALKLTGLGFVPETISDLIQLQPTKTWRQGDAVERTQLIRKQDAWILALPQMRSNDLDSAICQLLAVIGPRQEELILAAQEFGLNVEVSMAVYIDEGTPSCLLEAGTIDQLASLGASLDIDLILTD from the coding sequence ATGACTAATGAATCTACTGTAGTTATTGCTCTAAAGCTTACCGGCTTGGGATTCGTTCCGGAAACTATAAGTGACTTGATCCAGCTTCAACCGACCAAAACGTGGAGGCAAGGAGACGCTGTCGAACGCACCCAACTGATTCGTAAACAAGATGCGTGGATTCTCGCATTGCCTCAAATGCGCTCGAATGATTTGGATTCAGCAATATGTCAGCTTTTGGCAGTTATTGGGCCTCGCCAAGAAGAATTGATTCTTGCAGCTCAAGAATTTGGTTTAAATGTTGAGGTCTCGATGGCTGTTTATATTGATGAGGGTACTCCCTCGTGTTTGCTCGAAGCCGGAACAATTGATCAACTTGCCTCTCTGGGAGCTAGCCTCGACATTGATTTAATATTGACTGATTGA
- a CDS encoding helix-turn-helix domain-containing protein has translation MQKKYIVRLSVEEQATLQEVIRRQKGSAMKVRRAQILLKADADGPNWTDARIVEAFECRRQTVEMLRERLVTEGFEVALNGKKKPPRPTKLDGEQEAKVIAMRLGPPPAGYANWTLKLLADRVVALEIVDSISYETVRRTLKKTASRRSRSSTG, from the coding sequence ATGCAAAAGAAATACATCGTTCGGTTGTCGGTCGAGGAGCAAGCGACGTTACAGGAGGTGATTCGTCGGCAGAAGGGTTCGGCGATGAAGGTTCGCCGGGCGCAGATTTTGTTGAAGGCGGATGCGGATGGTCCGAACTGGACGGATGCCCGGATCGTGGAGGCCTTCGAGTGTCGACGTCAAACGGTGGAGATGCTGCGAGAGCGTTTGGTGACGGAAGGGTTCGAGGTCGCGTTGAACGGAAAGAAGAAACCGCCGAGGCCGACGAAACTCGATGGTGAGCAAGAGGCGAAGGTGATCGCCATGCGGTTAGGGCCGCCGCCGGCCGGCTATGCGAACTGGACACTGAAACTGCTGGCCGATCGGGTGGTCGCGTTGGAGATCGTCGATTCGATCAGTTACGAGACAGTGCGTCGGACACTCAAAAAAACGGCTTCACGGCGAAGTAGGTCGAGTACTGGGTGA
- a CDS encoding beta strand repeat-containing protein, producing the protein MRKTPRSLFHFAPKLEPLESRTVLSGNVTALVLGNSLDVLGDSGNNFISIQGTAPNTVSINSTDGSTTINGQSGPVTLSGIKAGVFIILGNGDNNLEISGVDTSTEFWISTGTGNNTIGLANVYSGRSLNIASAGTGSNTIFADYCWGLENLFINSGAGSDKVAVLNSDYGPNSTVTTTGQNGTLSLTNDTFGANSSNSGFTNVLTNAQPIVNSSTASVAAGSSTTINVLANDQAVVGALNPSSVTIVQQPSEGTATVNSDGTITYAANSSATSATDTFTYTVADTLDNVSSAATVTISVAVKATPVAGAVTASVNAGGTVSINLSGNTTDTGGTLDLSSLAISTQPSHGTVKVNSDGTVDYTNDGTSNTSDSFQYTIKDTDGNISNAGTVTITVNQPPVANADTASVNVGSTVSINVLANDTDPQNSLVPGSVTVVQAPTNGTATANSDGTISYTPNTSTTATSDTFTYTVKDAAGLVSPPGTVTVTINQPPVANNDSASVAAGGTVSINVGSIDTDPQNSLNLASIAIVQAPTNGTATANSNGTISYTNTTTTATTDSFTYTIKDNAGLLSNVGTISITIT; encoded by the coding sequence ATGCGAAAAACACCTCGAAGCCTCTTCCATTTCGCCCCCAAACTCGAGCCTCTGGAATCGCGCACCGTTCTCAGCGGCAACGTTACCGCACTGGTGCTCGGCAATAGCCTGGACGTTCTCGGCGATTCCGGCAACAACTTCATTAGCATTCAGGGCACGGCTCCGAATACCGTTTCCATCAATTCGACGGATGGCTCGACCACCATCAATGGCCAGTCGGGCCCGGTCACGTTGAGCGGAATTAAAGCGGGTGTTTTCATTATCCTGGGAAACGGGGACAATAATCTCGAAATCAGCGGGGTCGATACCAGTACGGAGTTCTGGATTTCAACGGGAACCGGGAACAATACGATCGGGCTGGCCAATGTGTATTCCGGCCGGTCCCTGAATATTGCCTCAGCAGGTACAGGCTCGAACACGATCTTTGCGGACTACTGCTGGGGACTCGAAAACCTTTTCATCAATAGCGGGGCGGGAAGCGATAAGGTGGCCGTGTTGAACTCCGATTATGGTCCAAACAGTACGGTCACGACTACGGGACAGAACGGCACTCTTTCGTTGACCAACGATACCTTCGGGGCCAATTCCAGTAATAGTGGATTTACAAATGTGCTCACTAACGCGCAACCCATCGTGAACAGCTCGACCGCTTCGGTTGCCGCCGGCTCGAGTACGACGATCAATGTGCTCGCCAACGATCAGGCAGTAGTTGGGGCTCTCAATCCCAGCTCCGTCACTATCGTTCAACAACCAAGTGAAGGCACTGCAACAGTAAACAGCGACGGGACGATCACCTACGCCGCGAATAGCTCCGCCACGTCGGCAACGGACACCTTTACCTATACCGTGGCGGACACTCTGGATAACGTCTCGAGTGCGGCAACGGTTACGATCTCGGTGGCTGTGAAGGCGACTCCCGTGGCTGGAGCTGTGACGGCGAGCGTGAATGCGGGTGGAACCGTTTCGATAAATCTCAGCGGAAATACCACGGATACCGGAGGGACTTTAGATCTGAGTTCGTTGGCTATTTCAACGCAACCTTCCCATGGCACCGTGAAAGTCAACTCCGATGGAACCGTCGATTATACCAACGATGGAACCTCGAACACTTCCGATTCGTTCCAATACACCATCAAAGATACGGATGGCAACATTTCGAATGCCGGCACCGTAACCATCACCGTGAATCAGCCTCCGGTGGCCAATGCCGACACGGCGAGTGTGAACGTGGGAAGCACCGTGAGTATCAATGTCCTGGCGAACGATACCGATCCGCAAAATAGCCTCGTTCCGGGAAGTGTCACCGTCGTGCAGGCTCCGACGAATGGGACCGCCACCGCGAACAGCGATGGCACCATCAGCTATACACCGAATACTTCGACGACGGCAACCTCTGATACTTTCACATACACCGTGAAGGATGCCGCGGGTTTAGTTTCGCCACCGGGAACCGTTACAGTAACTATCAATCAGCCACCAGTGGCTAACAACGATTCTGCATCCGTTGCCGCGGGAGGAACTGTTTCGATCAATGTTGGGTCCATCGATACCGATCCGCAGAATAGTTTGAATTTGGCCAGCATTGCGATCGTGCAAGCGCCGACGAATGGTACGGCCACTGCAAATAGCAATGGAACGATCAGCTATACCAACACCACGACTACTGCAACGACGGACAGCTTCACTTACACCATAAAAGATAATGCCGGGCTCCTGTCAAACGTGGGGACAATATCCATTACGATTACCTGA
- a CDS encoding efflux RND transporter permease subunit encodes MISRFFIDRPIFANVIAILTILFGVVALQRLPVERYPSITPPTVVVSTTYPGANAKVVADTVAAPIEQQINGVENMMYMSSTSSSDGSYSLTITFEIGTNIDAAQVLVQNRLSVAQPNLPDEVKRQGIIVNKQSSNILLVISLTSESGKFDPIFLSNYANLKLRDELSRVKGVGDVQIKGAGNYAMRVWLDPDKMASRQLTTQDVSAALSRQNVQVAAGQIGQPPNPTGQSFQLTVTTLGRLSEASEFEGIVVKSGTNGQIVYLRDIARVELGSQSYDTFETKSGFHAANLLVFQLPGSNANDVAYRVRETMKKIAPSLPEGLMYDIPFDTTKFVSAAIKNVYGTLIEAGVLVLIVILVFLQNWRALLVPATTVPVTIIGAFSFLYIFGFSINLLTLFALILAIGIVVDDAIVIVENASHHIEMGEAPREATIKAMNEVTGPVIAITFVLMAVFVPTAFLSGITGQMYRQFALTIAATALISAINALSLKPAQCALWLKPAKRGIFSKVFDFFYRPIEGAYAWSIRIMLRVWWLALIVFVGLVGFTGWWYQTLPTGFLPTEDEGYAIIAVQLPDGASLDRTNEVAERINKVCARYREKGALENWFVLGGTSLLDGTAAPNGATAFVTWTDWALRTTPEMQQQALVQALQMEFFGIQEAFIFVIVPPSIQGLGFSGGFEMKIEDREGVGLETLQERTQAVIDAAIRHPEIAPPPAIRSTFRAGVPQVYLNIDRVKVEKMGVLLSDVFAALQANLGSIYVNDFNKFDRTYQVRVQADAQYRSDPTLLRRLEVRNRSGGRVPLGTLMTVESRVGPLALTRYNLYPTATISGATKPGFSSGQGLNAMEAAAKETLPPSMGFEWTSIAFQEKRVSGEEVLVFGLAVLLVYLVLAAQYESWLLPLAVILVVPLGLLGVVAGVQIRGLDNNIYTQIGVVLIIALASKNAILIVEFARELRLAGRSIRQAAVEAARLRFRPILMTSIAFILGVVPLVRATGAGAASRQALGTAVFGGMITSTFLAIFFVPVFYVAVQGFIELLSGPPKPVPGSNTETSHNHNGSANSVSSNATNVPT; translated from the coding sequence ATGATCTCAAGATTCTTTATCGATCGCCCGATTTTTGCGAACGTGATTGCCATCCTGACAATCTTGTTCGGGGTTGTGGCACTGCAACGGCTACCCGTCGAACGGTATCCCTCCATCACGCCGCCAACAGTGGTGGTCAGCACAACCTATCCCGGCGCTAATGCCAAAGTGGTCGCCGATACCGTGGCCGCTCCCATCGAACAGCAAATCAACGGCGTGGAGAACATGATGTACATGTCCTCCACCAGTTCTTCGGATGGCTCTTATTCGTTGACGATTACTTTTGAAATCGGCACGAACATCGATGCCGCCCAGGTTCTCGTGCAAAATCGTCTGAGCGTAGCCCAGCCCAACCTGCCCGATGAAGTGAAGCGACAAGGCATCATCGTTAACAAGCAATCTTCGAATATTCTTCTGGTGATTTCGCTTACTTCCGAGAGTGGGAAATTCGATCCGATCTTCCTGTCGAATTACGCTAACTTAAAACTTCGCGATGAACTCAGCCGCGTCAAAGGGGTCGGCGATGTTCAGATCAAAGGAGCTGGCAACTACGCCATGCGAGTCTGGCTCGACCCCGACAAGATGGCCTCCCGACAATTGACGACGCAGGATGTGTCGGCGGCTCTTTCTCGTCAGAACGTCCAAGTGGCTGCCGGCCAGATCGGCCAGCCGCCTAATCCCACCGGTCAATCGTTTCAATTAACGGTTACCACTCTGGGGCGATTATCGGAGGCTTCGGAATTCGAGGGAATCGTTGTCAAATCGGGGACCAACGGTCAGATCGTCTATCTGCGCGACATAGCGCGGGTCGAACTCGGTTCGCAAAGTTACGATACCTTTGAGACGAAGTCGGGCTTTCACGCCGCCAACTTGCTCGTCTTTCAGCTGCCCGGCTCGAATGCCAACGACGTCGCCTATCGGGTTCGGGAAACCATGAAGAAAATCGCTCCGTCGCTGCCGGAGGGATTGATGTATGACATTCCATTCGACACCACGAAATTCGTCAGCGCGGCCATCAAAAACGTTTATGGAACTTTGATCGAAGCGGGTGTTCTCGTCCTGATTGTGATTCTCGTTTTCCTTCAGAATTGGCGAGCGTTATTGGTTCCCGCCACAACGGTTCCGGTGACAATTATTGGGGCGTTTTCCTTCCTTTACATCTTCGGCTTCTCGATTAACCTTCTAACGCTTTTCGCCTTGATTCTGGCTATCGGAATCGTGGTGGACGATGCCATTGTGATCGTCGAAAACGCCAGCCATCACATTGAAATGGGCGAAGCTCCTCGAGAAGCGACCATCAAGGCTATGAACGAGGTGACCGGCCCGGTGATTGCGATTACCTTCGTGTTGATGGCCGTGTTCGTCCCCACCGCGTTTCTTAGCGGTATTACCGGGCAGATGTATAGGCAGTTCGCACTAACGATTGCCGCGACGGCCCTGATTAGTGCCATTAATGCCCTTTCCTTGAAACCTGCCCAGTGTGCGCTGTGGCTGAAGCCGGCCAAGCGCGGGATCTTCTCGAAGGTCTTCGATTTTTTTTACAGACCGATCGAAGGAGCTTACGCCTGGAGTATCCGCATAATGCTTCGGGTCTGGTGGCTAGCCCTGATAGTTTTTGTGGGCTTGGTCGGTTTTACCGGCTGGTGGTATCAAACCCTACCCACGGGGTTCCTGCCGACGGAAGATGAAGGTTACGCGATTATCGCCGTGCAGTTACCAGATGGGGCCTCCTTAGACCGCACAAATGAAGTCGCCGAGCGCATCAACAAAGTCTGTGCCCGTTATCGGGAAAAAGGAGCACTCGAAAACTGGTTCGTGCTCGGCGGTACGTCCTTGCTCGACGGCACGGCGGCTCCTAACGGGGCTACGGCATTCGTCACCTGGACCGACTGGGCATTGCGAACTACCCCGGAAATGCAACAGCAGGCGTTAGTTCAGGCCCTGCAAATGGAGTTCTTCGGGATTCAGGAAGCGTTTATTTTCGTAATCGTTCCGCCGTCAATTCAAGGTCTCGGTTTCTCGGGCGGCTTCGAAATGAAAATTGAAGATCGGGAAGGCGTGGGCTTAGAAACTTTGCAGGAGCGTACCCAAGCGGTGATTGATGCCGCTATTCGTCACCCGGAGATTGCTCCTCCCCCGGCCATCCGTTCAACGTTCCGCGCCGGTGTTCCCCAGGTTTACCTGAACATCGACCGAGTGAAAGTCGAAAAAATGGGAGTTCTCCTAAGCGACGTTTTTGCGGCGCTGCAAGCGAACCTGGGATCGATTTACGTCAACGATTTCAACAAGTTCGATCGTACCTATCAGGTGCGGGTTCAGGCCGATGCCCAATATCGCTCCGACCCGACACTTTTACGGCGGCTGGAAGTCCGGAATCGCTCGGGCGGTCGCGTACCACTGGGTACTCTGATGACTGTCGAGAGCCGGGTGGGACCACTGGCTTTGACCCGATACAATCTCTACCCGACGGCCACCATTAGCGGAGCCACAAAGCCGGGTTTTAGCTCTGGTCAAGGTTTGAACGCAATGGAAGCCGCCGCGAAGGAAACTCTGCCGCCCTCCATGGGATTCGAATGGACATCCATCGCCTTCCAGGAAAAACGCGTCAGCGGCGAGGAAGTCCTGGTCTTCGGACTGGCCGTGTTGCTGGTTTATTTGGTTCTGGCCGCACAGTACGAAAGCTGGTTGCTGCCGCTGGCTGTGATTCTAGTTGTACCATTAGGCCTGCTGGGGGTCGTGGCCGGGGTTCAGATCCGCGGTCTGGACAACAATATCTATACGCAGATCGGGGTGGTGCTGATCATTGCTCTGGCGAGTAAGAATGCGATCTTGATCGTTGAGTTCGCTCGGGAATTGCGCCTCGCTGGTCGATCGATTCGGCAAGCCGCTGTGGAAGCCGCCCGATTGCGTTTCCGGCCAATTTTGATGACCTCGATTGCATTTATCCTGGGTGTGGTACCGTTGGTTCGAGCCACCGGTGCTGGAGCTGCCAGTCGGCAGGCGCTGGGCACCGCTGTTTTCGGAGGGATGATCACCTCCACCTTCCTGGCGATTTTCTTCGTGCCGGTGTTTTACGTGGCCGTGCAGGGATTCATCGAGTTATTGAGCGGGCCGCCAAAACCGGTGCCGGGCAGCAACACGGAGACCAGTCACAACCACAACGGCTCGGCGAATTCCGTTTCTTCAAATGCCACCAATGTGCCGACCTAA